In one window of Vibrio sp. DW001 DNA:
- a CDS encoding PHP domain-containing protein, translated as MKIDLHCHTTASDGRLTPTEIVDRAIEFDVRVLAITDHDTVDGLAPAFEYVDKSKLNIKLIRGIEISTVWQNKDIHVVGLNIDEYNLELLALIQEQKQRRVERSELMAQRLAKVTKETVLAEVKDIASGAPITRSHFAKWLVDNGYAKTMQQVFKKYLTRDKPGYVPPNWCSIAEAVAAIHAAGGDAVLAHPGRYQLTAKWTKRLISAFVEAGGNGMEVALPQQGQQERRNLADYAIQYNLLASQGSDFHYPSPWTELGRNLWLPSGVDPIWKDWGINPA; from the coding sequence ATGAAAATTGATCTACATTGCCATACAACCGCCTCTGATGGGCGATTAACTCCGACAGAAATCGTCGATAGAGCAATTGAATTTGACGTGCGCGTTTTAGCGATTACTGACCATGATACGGTAGATGGTTTAGCGCCTGCCTTTGAATATGTTGATAAGAGCAAACTGAATATTAAACTGATTCGTGGCATTGAGATTTCAACGGTCTGGCAAAATAAAGATATCCACGTAGTCGGATTAAATATAGATGAATACAACCTTGAACTACTGGCTCTTATTCAGGAGCAAAAGCAGAGAAGAGTGGAACGCTCTGAACTGATGGCACAAAGGCTTGCGAAGGTCACTAAAGAAACAGTGTTAGCTGAGGTAAAAGACATCGCTTCAGGTGCCCCCATTACACGATCTCACTTTGCCAAGTGGCTTGTGGATAATGGTTACGCAAAAACCATGCAACAGGTTTTTAAAAAATACTTAACGCGAGACAAGCCCGGTTATGTGCCGCCGAACTGGTGTTCTATAGCAGAGGCGGTTGCCGCTATTCATGCCGCTGGTGGTGATGCTGTTTTGGCGCATCCCGGACGATATCAGTTAACCGCAAAGTGGACCAAACGATTGATATCAGCCTTTGTGGAAGCAGGTGGAAACGGAATGGAAGTTGCGTTGCCTCAACAAGGTCAACAAGAAAGGCGAAACCTTGCCGATTATGCTATACAATACAACCTATTAGCGTCTCAAGGGTCCGATTTTCATTATCCATCCCCTTGGACGGAGCTGGGACGTAATCTTTGGTTACCTTCTGGTGTAGATCCAATATGGAAAGATTGGGGTATTAACCCAGCCTAA
- a CDS encoding L-threonylcarbamoyladenylate synthase: MSQFFYVHPDNPQARLISQAVAIIRTGGVVVYPTDSGYALGCQLENKQALDTICRIRKLDDKHNFTLLCRDLSELSLYARVDNTAFRLLKNNTPGAYTFIFKGTKEVPRRLMNAKRKTIGIRVPDNRIALDLLEALGEPLMSTTLILPGSDVAESDPEDIRDKLEHTVDLIMNGGYLGEQPTTVIDFSDDEPVVLRLGAGDPSPFE; encoded by the coding sequence ATGAGTCAATTTTTTTATGTACACCCAGACAATCCGCAAGCTCGGTTGATTAGCCAAGCGGTTGCGATTATTCGAACTGGTGGTGTTGTTGTTTACCCTACCGATTCTGGTTATGCACTTGGGTGTCAGCTAGAAAACAAACAAGCACTAGACACTATTTGCCGTATTCGTAAACTGGATGACAAACACAATTTTACGCTTCTCTGCCGAGATCTTTCTGAATTGTCGTTATATGCGCGCGTTGATAACACCGCATTCCGTTTGCTAAAAAATAATACACCTGGTGCCTATACTTTTATTTTTAAAGGGACCAAAGAAGTGCCACGAAGACTGATGAATGCGAAACGCAAAACCATTGGTATAAGGGTTCCGGACAACCGCATTGCTCTTGATTTATTAGAAGCCTTAGGTGAACCATTAATGTCGACTACCCTGATTTTGCCAGGAAGTGACGTCGCTGAATCAGATCCAGAAGATATCAGAGACAAACTGGAGCATACGGTTGATCTGATAATGAATGGTGGTTATCTAGGAGAGCAGCCAACAACGGTCATTGATTTTAGTGATGATGAACCTGTGGTGCTGAGATTAGGGGCAGGTGACCCGTCTCCATTCGAATAG